The segment ATTAAGATCTACAAATCTATTGACTAATAAAGCAATACCAGTTACACCGCCATCCATAAATCCGTTAGGTAAAAGGAAGGCTTTCAAACCGATACTAGCTGAGACGATACCAATGGCGATTTGAAAATATTCTGAAGCTAATTTGATAAACTGTACTCGTTTTGATTGCATTGTTGTTTAGATTAAATTAATCGCGCATGGTATTGCTAATGAATTGTAAGCCGTCAGGAAGTGAATCACGCCAGAAGTTCCAGGTATGCCCTCCATCACGCATTCGGAATTCATGTGAAATACCTTTTTTTGTGAGGTCAATATGTAATTGTGAATTACCAACGGTTAGAAAATCGTCATCTCCGCAATCAAAATAGAGATGTACTGATTTTAAGAGGTCAACATCTTTTGTATTTACAAGGTGCAAGACATCATAATCTTTCATCGTTTCAGTGAGTCTAGCCGTGCCTGTTTTTCCAACAATTGATGGTGATACACGCCCAAAATAACTATCAAAACTATCTGGAGATTCTCTAACAATTTCTTCTTCAGTTGAAATTCCTGCACTAAATGCCGCGCAGGCACCAAATAGATTATGATATTTTAAAGCCCATCGTAAACTACCAGATCCTCCCATCGATAATCCACTAAGTCCTCTATATTTCTTTTCACTTTTAATGCGGTATTTCCCTTCAATAAAAGACATGAATTCTTGCATAAACATATCTTCATAAGGGTAGGTGCCATCATCTTTATTCATGTAGAGGCGGTCATCTCCATCGGGCATAATAATTACCATAGGTATGATTTTTTGGCCTTTTATGAGTTCATCTGCCACATCTTTCACCAAACCAATTTTTAACCAATCCGTTTCGTTACCTGTAAATCCATTAAGAAGGTAAAGCACAGGGTATGTCTGCTTAGAAGTTGTAAATCCGTCTGGTAGATATACTGAATACTTTACGTCGGTATTGAGTAATTCACTTGTCATGGATAAGCTTGACTCGATTTTACTTTGTGCGTTAATAGGCATACAGCAAGTAAGAATGAATACAATTAAAATATATGTTCTCATTTGAATTTATTCAGTTAAAAATAATAACCAGATATTAAAGTTATCCTTTGGTTATTCTCAAAGATATTAAATAAAAGAGGATGTTATTCAGAATTAAATAACGAATAACACGCACTTATTGCAGCTGTCTTAATCCTTCATAAATAACAATACTAACCGCATTAGCAAGGTTTAAACTTCGTATATGCTCACTATACAGTGGGATTTTATATAGATGACTCTTATAGTCTTCTAGTAATAATTTAGGTAAACCAACCGATTCCTTTCCGAAGACAAGAAACAGGTTGTCACTAAATGGGATATCCCAATGCGATTGATGTCCATGACTTGAAAAGAAAGCGAATTCTTGATTTTTGTGCATAGCAAAAAAATCATCTATGGATTCATAGCTATATACATCTAAATGCTGCCAATAATCTAGGCCTGCACGTTTTAATCTGCTATCACTTAGTTCAAAGCCAAACGGCTTCACCAAATGTAATTTAGAACCCGTTGCCAATGCTAGGCGACCTATGTTTCCCGTGTTATTTGGGATTTCGGGTTCG is part of the Formosa sp. Hel1_31_208 genome and harbors:
- a CDS encoding esterase family protein, producing the protein MRTYILIVFILTCCMPINAQSKIESSLSMTSELLNTDVKYSVYLPDGFTTSKQTYPVLYLLNGFTGNETDWLKIGLVKDVADELIKGQKIIPMVIIMPDGDDRLYMNKDDGTYPYEDMFMQEFMSFIEGKYRIKSEKKYRGLSGLSMGGSGSLRWALKYHNLFGACAAFSAGISTEEEIVRESPDSFDSYFGRVSPSIVGKTGTARLTETMKDYDVLHLVNTKDVDLLKSVHLYFDCGDDDFLTVGNSQLHIDLTKKGISHEFRMRDGGHTWNFWRDSLPDGLQFISNTMRD
- a CDS encoding tRNA (cytidine(34)-2'-O)-methyltransferase; this translates as MALNIVLFEPEIPNNTGNIGRLALATGSKLHLVKPFGFELSDSRLKRAGLDYWQHLDVYSYESIDDFFAMHKNQEFAFFSSHGHQSHWDIPFSDNLFLVFGKESVGLPKLLLEDYKSHLYKIPLYSEHIRSLNLANAVSIVIYEGLRQLQ